In Gossypium raimondii isolate GPD5lz chromosome 12, ASM2569854v1, whole genome shotgun sequence, a single window of DNA contains:
- the LOC105762878 gene encoding embryogenic cell protein 40, translating to MSDLRDVHGNPIPLTDEHGNPVQLTDEHGNPVYVSGVAAKQTDMYGGQMGYDPTLSAATEYQQQQQLRPQYLQQEEQQPQYQPQHLHYEVSTTEEIQRSNASSPSSSEDDGMGGRRKKKGLKEKIKEKLTGGKHKTEAGEEGQSQTVTYVAKTRITTTSNATTPPPEQHYHHHDQHEKKSMMEKIKEKLPGHHSH from the exons atgtctgATTTAAGAGATGTGCACGGCAACCCCATTCCACTTACTGACGAGCATGGCAACCCCGTTCAATTGACTGACGAACATGGTAACCCCGTTTACGTCTCTGGTGTAGCCGCCAAGCAGACAGATATGTATGGTGGTCAGATGGGATATGATCCCACTCTTTCCGCCGCTACTGAGTATCAGCAGCAACAGCAGCTCCGGCCTCAGTACCTGCAGCAGGAGGAACAGCAGCCGCAGTATCAGCCACAGCACCTGCATTACGAGGTTTCCACCACAGAAGAGATTCAGCGCTCCAACGCCTCCAGCCCTAGCTCG tctgAGGACGATGGGATGGGCGgtagaaggaagaagaaagggCTGAAGGAGAAAATAAAGGAGAAACTAACGGGTGGAAAGCATAAGACGGAGGCGGGGGAGGAGGGGCAATCACAAACCGTAACCTACGTTGCCAAAACCAGAATCACAACAACCAGCAACGCAACAACGCCGCCGCCTGAGCAGCACTACCACCACCATGATCAACATGAGAAGAAGAGTATGATGGAGAAGATAAAGGAAAAATTGCCTGGTCATCACAGCCATTGA